The Sulfurimonas aquatica genomic sequence TTTTAGTTGTTGTAATATTTAGTGCTCCAATGGTTTCATCAAATATTACAGCATTTTATCCAATGGTAGAAGGTGCTGGAAATACTCAAGAAGTAGGTTTAGTTTTATTCACTAAGTACCTAGTGCCATTTGAGGTTGCCGCAGTAATGCTTTTAGTTGCTATGGTAGCTGGAATTGTACTAGCTGGAAAAAAGATGGACAACTCTCTTACTCTTATGAGTGAAGTGGAGATAGACGAAACAAATAAGAAGGTGCTTTCATGATGGAAATTGGTTTAAATCATTACCTTGTACTATCAACAATTCTATTTGCTATAGGATTGGTGGGTGTAATGAAGAGAAAGAATCTTCTACTCCTATTTTTTGCTACAGAGATATTACTTAACTCTGTAAATATCGCTTTTGCAGCGATTTCACACTACTATGGTGACTTAACTGGTCAGATGTTTGCTTTTTTTGTAATAGCAATCGCTGCATCTGAGTTAGCTGTAGGTTTAGGTCTTTTAATTGTTTGGTTTAAACGCCACGGTACAATTGACTTAGATACAATGACAAGCATGAGAGGATAACAGATATGGAAAAATATTTATATATCGCACTTTTCGCACCTCTAGTAAGTTCTTTGTTTGCAGCACTTTTTACTGCTACGCCAAAGAAACCTTTTGTAGGTATAGTTGCAAGTTTACTTATATTTACAGCATTTGTAAGTAGTTCAATCCTTTTAACGCACATCTTAGGTGGGGGAGATATTGTACATGTTGAGTTAATGACTTGGATGGCAACTGGTAATCTTTATATTCCATTTGGATTTGTAGTTGATCAGGTATCTGTAACAATGATGATGGTCGTATCTCTTGTATCGACTATAGTTCATATCTACTCTATAGGTTATATGGACCATGACACTGGATTTAACAGATTTTTCTCTTATCTTTCAGCATTCGTATTTTCAATGATGATTCTAGTTATGAGTGATAACTTTGCTGGTCTATTTATAGGATGGGAGGGCGTTGGTCTTTGTTCTTGGTTGCTTATTGGTTTCTGGTTTCACAAAGAGAGTGCTACTTGGGCTGCAAATGAAGCGTTTATAATGAACCGTATTGCTGACCTTGGAATGTTGATCGGTATATTCTTAGTATATTGGAACACAGGTACGCTACAGTATGCTGAAGCTTTTGCTGCTATGCCTGCTTTAGATCATGAAACTCTTACATGGATGGGTATATTTCTTTTCATCGGTGCTATGGGTAAATCTGCTCAGTTTCCACTTCATACTTGGCTTGCAGATGCGATGGAAGGTCCTACTCCAGTATCAGCACTAATTCATGCAGCAACAATGGTAACTGCAGGTGTTTATTTAGTTGTTCGCTCAAACGAGCTTTATAGCTTAATCCCTAATGTTGGATTATTTATAGCAAGTTTAGGTGCTTTTGTAGCGATTTTTGCAGCTACTATGGCCCTTGTTAATCGTGATATAAAAAGAGTTATTGCTTACTCAACACTTTCACAGTTAGGGTATATGTTTGCTGCTGCTGGTCTTGGAGCTTACTGGGTAGCACTATTTCACCTAATGGCGCATGCTTTCTTTAAAGCACTACTATTTCTTGGTGGTGGTAATGTTATGCATGCTATGAGTAATGAACTTGACCCATTTAAAATGGGTGGACTTGGTAAAAGCATGAAATGGTCGATGATAATGATGACACTTGCATCAGTGGCTCTTGCTGGTATATTTCCACTTGCTGGTTTCTTCTCAAAAGATTTGATTTTAGAAGTGGCATTTGTTGAT encodes the following:
- the nuoK gene encoding NADH-quinone oxidoreductase subunit NuoK, which gives rise to MMEIGLNHYLVLSTILFAIGLVGVMKRKNLLLLFFATEILLNSVNIAFAAISHYYGDLTGQMFAFFVIAIAASELAVGLGLLIVWFKRHGTIDLDTMTSMRG
- the nuoL gene encoding NADH-quinone oxidoreductase subunit L, which encodes MEKYLYIALFAPLVSSLFAALFTATPKKPFVGIVASLLIFTAFVSSSILLTHILGGGDIVHVELMTWMATGNLYIPFGFVVDQVSVTMMMVVSLVSTIVHIYSIGYMDHDTGFNRFFSYLSAFVFSMMILVMSDNFAGLFIGWEGVGLCSWLLIGFWFHKESATWAANEAFIMNRIADLGMLIGIFLVYWNTGTLQYAEAFAAMPALDHETLTWMGIFLFIGAMGKSAQFPLHTWLADAMEGPTPVSALIHAATMVTAGVYLVVRSNELYSLIPNVGLFIASLGAFVAIFAATMALVNRDIKRVIAYSTLSQLGYMFAAAGLGAYWVALFHLMAHAFFKALLFLGGGNVMHAMSNELDPFKMGGLGKSMKWSMIMMTLASVALAGIFPLAGFFSKDLILEVAFVDHHFIIYTVLLFTAGLTAFYSFRIIALIFHGEDRHTALGFHPHEAYKFMLIAMSPLLILAIIAGFTLKGSYFEMVTQLLPGTEYHVHSATTYWIMTIGTQLFVMASIFFAYKKYMSKDIKVPDGTSAMENSFKYKLLINQYYIPYFYEEYIVKSYRELSVIFWKQIDQKIVDATVDGIAGIIYSTGKNTRQMQSGNLSTMLTWMVAGTVALLSLAVVFGLAVKYSDEIKTILSGLGV